The region GTGGCAAAGCTGTTTATGGGCGGCGTACTGCCTGGCCTTCTCATGGGGGTTGCCCTGATGGTTCTGGTTTTTATCTTTGCAGTGAAATATAGGTTTGAGCGTCATCCTTTCGATATAATAGCGCTAATCAAGCAGTTTTTTGGCTCCATCCTGTCCCTGATCACTCCACTGATTATCCTGGCCGGATTCACCTCTGGAAGCTTCACTCCTACGGAAGCTTCCAGCATCGCTGTGGCCTACTCCCTGGTGATTGCAGTGGTGGTATATCACACCATAGATTGGAAAGCATTCAAAAACTGTTTGCTGGAATCAGCTATCACCTCTGCCAACACCCTTTTTATCATCGGAACCTCCACATTGTTCACTTATGTACTGGTGAAGGAGGGGGCTTCCAAGGCTATTGCAGACTTTATTCTGGGAATCAGCAGCAATCCTGAAGTGATTCTGCTTATCATTAATGTGGTACTTCTGATACTGGGTATGTTCATGGAACCAGGGGCAATCCTAACCCTGATGCTTCCGGTACTGCTGCCTATTGTCAAGGATCTGAATATTGATCTGGTACACTTTGGAGTTGTCATGGTACTGAATCTGATGATTGGCCAGGTAACCCCGCCCTTTGGTGTATGTCTGTTCGTCATATCCGACGTAGCTAAGATCAAGCTTGATAAGCTGTATAGATCCATTATACCGTTCCTGGCACCGTTAATCATTGTATTACTAATGTGTACCTATATCCCGGATATCGTTATATGGCTACCCAACCTTCTGGTAAAATAATATTTAACAGAGAAACAAGAAGATTTTAGACAATATAAAGGAAATTACCCACAAAGATATTATGACAATTTTAAAGACCATTGACCAGGAAGTTTTAAAAGCCGCAATCAGCGGCGAGAAATTTCAGGAATATTTCTTCAAAAACTGCCAGGTGAAGGAAATTGCGAAGTATTTGAAGGGTGTACTGAGAAAATAAACTTTAAGTATAGAAAGGCGCTGAATGACACATATTTAGCGCCTTTACCGGATTTATTAAAAAATATAAAATCAGTGCTGCTTACGCTATATCCCTATCATGCTCAAAAGGCCATGTCATAGCGTGCCACCTTGTTTGGACATTTCCAATCGTTTATTCAATTTCGCGCAATCTCTCCACAATGGATTTCTTTTGGAGAAAATAGATTGCTGCCTTTGTAATAATCACTGGCATCACAAGAACAACAACCGCATACAAGAGTGCAAACCATATCGGATACGCCCAGTGCAAATAATTCATGCCAATACTGTTCAGTCCCCAAATAAGCATAAACCCTAAAAATCCACCTACTAACAGAGTGATAATGATATTCCATACAGCAATCAATCCGGCTTCATACTGAACCATGTTATTGAGCTGCCGCTTTGTCATGCCAATAGACTGTAAAACCGACAATTCCCGCTTGCGGGTCATAATATTTGTCACCAGAGTATTGATAAGGCTGATCAGGCTGAACATCATGATAAAAATGCTAATGCCAATGATTGAAGTAAAAAGCGTGTTATACATTCCTGCCTTGCTATTGATAGAATCTCTCAAGGTGCGCATTT is a window of Enterocloster clostridioformis DNA encoding:
- a CDS encoding TRAP transporter large permease, whose protein sequence is MTIFFITFIILLLIGVPISISIGASAVLGCLVLDYPLMVIGQKMVTGVDSYLLIAIPLFILAGNLMNAGKITDKIFSFAKELVGWIPGGLGHANIVASIIFAGMSGSAAADAGGLGTIEMEAMTKNGYRDNFSGAVTAASSVIGPIFPPSIPLIIYGATASVSVAKLFMGGVLPGLLMGVALMVLVFIFAVKYRFERHPFDIIALIKQFFGSILSLITPLIILAGFTSGSFTPTEASSIAVAYSLVIAVVVYHTIDWKAFKNCLLESAITSANTLFIIGTSTLFTYVLVKEGASKAIADFILGISSNPEVILLIINVVLLILGMFMEPGAILTLMLPVLLPIVKDLNIDLVHFGVVMVLNLMIGQVTPPFGVCLFVISDVAKIKLDKLYRSIIPFLAPLIIVLLMCTYIPDIVIWLPNLLVK